In the Harmonia axyridis chromosome 3, icHarAxyr1.1, whole genome shotgun sequence genome, one interval contains:
- the LOC123675818 gene encoding 40S ribosomal protein S14, producing the protein MAPRKGKVQKEEVQVSLGPQVREGEVVFGVAHIFASFNDTFVHVTDLSGKETISRVTGGMKVKADRDEASPYAAMLAAQDVAEKCKTLGITALHIKLRATGGNRTKTPGPGAQSALRALARSNMKIGRIEDVTPIPSDSTRRKGGRRGRRL; encoded by the exons ATGGCTCCTCGTAAAGGAAAAGTACAAAAAGAAGAAGTCCAAGTTTCTCTTGGCCCCCAAGTTAGAGAAGGAGAAGTTGTATTTGGCGTAGCCCACATATTCGCCAGCTTCAACGATACTTTTGTACATGTTACCGATCTTTCTGGAAAGGAAACCATCTCCAGAGTTACTGGAGGTATGAAAGTCAAAGCTGATCGTGATGAAGCTTCTCCCTATGCTGCTATGTTGGCCGCACAA gaTGTAGCTGAAAAATGTAAAACTTTAGGCATTACTGCTTTACACATTAAATTGAGAGCAACTGGAGGTAACCGCACAAAGACTCCAGGACCAGGAGCACAAAGTGCTCTTAGGGCTTTGGCTAGATCTAACATGAAAATTGGAAGAATTGAAGATGTGACCCCTATCCCTTCAGATTCTACTCGCAGGAAGGGTGGTCGTCGTGGTAGAagattgtaa